Sequence from the Strix uralensis isolate ZFMK-TIS-50842 chromosome 1, bStrUra1, whole genome shotgun sequence genome:
CTTCATGTCTGCTTTGCTAATTGTTGTAATGAGACTTTCACTTTCTGTCGACTTGAATTGTTGGGTCAAATTTGTCTGCCAAAAGCTTTGTGTGAAGACAGGTCAGGTCTGCCTCCAGTGGGACTGGGATGTTTAGACTGTCTGTGAGTTTGAAGACATTCCCTGTTAAAAATGTAGTGAAGGTGGCTGACCTGGGAGTTGCGTGAAGGAGGAACAGCTGAAAGACATATTCCTCCTACTGAgccctgtgctgcagaggggCTGTCAAGTAGCACTCCTGTTTTTCCCTGCCAGTTTGCGAGAGACTTCTTTGGATAAAAGATGAGAAACATTGCCTTGTCTTATTTTCGCAGGGTTGTCTTCATCTTGTCTCCAAAGACTAAACACCTGTCCAAGTtagtcttccttttcctttcagttctctACTCCTATCTGACCTGGAAGAATACATCTAATGCAAACTAGTTGTCTTAAAATAACAACCTGGAATGAAAATATCCAAGTAACAGTACACTTCTGTTTTTACGTTTTAGCACTCCCATTGTTGGCATAAGCTAGATGCTGTAGAACTTGCCAGATCAGACCTTGAAAATACTAACAACTAACTACGCGAAAGATAACAAGAAGCCCTGTCTGAATTTCTAGACAAAGCAGAATCACACTGGGTGTTGTATCAGGTGGTTCTTAGATTGGTACATACTCATATGCAAACTTAAACTTGAAGATATTTTCCATAAGGCCCTGAATGCACAGTAAAGCCTTTAAGTTACATTTTTGCCCACTTTATCAAGCCTGCATTTCTGAAGATTAAAGATGTTTTCTGCTAGCGCATTCCCTGGCTACTTAGTCTGAAACAGCTCAAGTTCTGAAATGGACCAGTTCCTCAGAccagggtgggggaaaggtgtgtTGTAAAGTCTATCtaaaatgttgtatttaaaaacaaatatccATGGCTATTTCCATGACTTTCAGTATGTAATGTGGAAAACAAAGGTGAGTTTGAGTTACTTTCTCAGCTGTCAACAACTTGTCGAGCTGTAGTCCCGTTTAGTGTGTTTAGATGTCTTGTGTATATTGCTTAATATTAACACTCTAGAAATAAAGATACTGTAATGTGCCAAGcttgtgaaaagagaaaaaagtaaatggTTGATGCTACAGTCACAGAATCAGGATGGTTGAGATTgcaagggacctctggaggtcttgtccaacctccctgctcaagcagggatgcctagagctggttgcccagaaCCGTGTCCAGATgtcttttgaatatctccaaggatggagactccacaacctcctgggcaacctgtgccagtgctcagtcaccctcacagtgaaaacgggtttcctgatgttcagaaggaacctcctgtgtttgggtttgtacccattgcctctggggcctgctgctgggggggggggcgggggtgcaTCACTGGGAAGAGgatggctctgtcctctttgtatgcttcccttcaggtatttgtatacattgCTAAGATCCCCCTCGAGCTCTGTCTTTCTAGGCTGAATACCTTCACATACCATAATTTTGTTCTAGAATTTTATAACTAATAAACCAGTACCTTTAACCTCTTGGAGATTCACGACCTCATTTGCATGTTAATGCTGGTTCACTGTGTGACAGACAAAGATGGTGAAAAGATTCAGTTAACTGAAGCTGTTGAACCCTTTCCATTGGAAACTGTGATCCTTCAGATCTGCCTGCTCTTTATCCTGTTTGGCTTTATGtccttttctgtaatattttgtgAAACTGGGAGCAGCTTGGGAAGGATTTTTCAGGGAAACAATTCTTTCTTTGAGGGGAGAAGAGACATGTTCCTTCCAGATGAATTCTGCGTATTTGCAGAATACTACtacagaatgtttttaaaatactagaATTACAAGGTTCTATTAGAAAGAATTTGGTGTCTATCCAAGGTGTGAGTAACTATATGAATGCTTTTTAATGATAACCAtctaatgtttgtttttttcttttaaaactgattaaCTTCACATACTGTTAGGTGTATTTCTGTGCAGCTCAGATGCATAGATGATACTCCCTACAGTGTCATTTCTTACTAGAAGCAGAACCATCACACAACAACGGTCTGAACTATTCTGATGGACAAAACAAACTGGGTTCTTTATACGTAGGAAAACATGAGTATGAATTTCTATGTGAGTCTCTTGTTTGAGTTCATACTAGCTGCTTTCTGGAACTGCACAAGGAACGTAGTCCTGTGGTGTTGGTGCATGGTACACTGAAGGCATAAACTCTGtgtaatagattttaaaaaagtcAGTTTTCAGGCTCTGATATATGAAATGTAGGTGAAGGCCTAGTAAAAAAACAAGAGTTGTCACTTTGAGTTTGCCTGAAGGATAGTGAAATGTAAGCAGCAGTCCTCTGATGTATTTCTAATTGGTTTGGTTGAGTCCTAagtgtgttgtctttttttctgcccAGCTGAGTATTGAACAGGCCcaggctgtggcagagcaggtTGAGATGAAGGCGAAGGTGGTACAGTCTGAAGTCAAAGCAGTGACTACTAGACATAAGAAGGCCTTGGAAGAGCGGGAGTGTGAGCTGCTCTGGAAGGTATGCACCTTACATTTCTGGTTTGAACTGCCTTTTCAaattgaaaatgtgctttttaacTAGTATATGGCCAGATTCTGATACTCTCCCAAGGAACACTGAATTGAAACACTCAAGTTTACTGTGAACATTTTTCTGTAGGTAATAGGATGCTGGATTCTGGCCCTGGTTGGTTTTGTGCTGAAGGTATCTCTTAATCTGAGAAATGGTTGGGTTTTTGGAGGAACTACTGTATGCTGGCAGAAGTTTAGCCCCATGGCTAGGGCAGGCACTCCCCCTGCCGGCTTCACAGCCCTGACTCCCACCGCAGCACTGACTGGAGAAGAGGCTGCCTTTACACACCTTGTTTAAAGACTGTCTTTAAAACCTCTTTAAGACATTGCTGTAGTAGGTGTGTAGTATAGGGTTTTCTTATGTGATCTGCTTCTCATAAACAAAGGAAACGAGCAAATCTGTATGTGCTGTGTCTAAGAAAGGTCTTGGAAAGACTAGTAGAAATTCTGCAAGACTTAGCTTTCATTGTCCCAACATCTAAAAACTTAACTTTACTCTCAATGAAGGTAGTGTccctctgatttttattttattagtagAAGAAAAGAATACTCCCTGGCAAGAGTATCTGCCACAATGCCAAACTCTTGCACTTGCTTCAGCTGTGAtgtgtgtgtggtattttgagagaaggaaaggaagtaACAGCAAGGTTTCTTACTCTGGAAAGGTAATTTAGTGCTCATGGCTCTTCTCTGCTTGTTTAGCACAGGTTAGTTTGGATTGGCCCTTCGGGTCCCACCTGTAGAATTGAACAGAAACCCATGCTCTGCTgttgaattaagatttttttagaTCAGTGAGTCAAACTGACTTGTCCTGTGACCACATGATTGCTGATACTGGTATAGGGGAGCAAAAATGTGTGGTCAAGATGGGAAAAGTTTAGGAGTAAATTAAGAATGCTCCTATAATATGTAGCTGCACCAGGCAAAGTGTGTCAGGAAAGCAGGTGCTGTGTGGTCACTGCCTATACTAGCAGAGCCAGGCAGGATGTGGTTGGTGAGGCACATGCTGCCAAGAAGCAGTGCCATCCTGCTAAAGTACTTCTCCCCTGCCTCTTCTCCATCAGCATTGATTGGAACAGTAATTttctggtttaatatcagttggcaGCAAAATGACCCCTCTGGTAAGAGTTTTTTGTAGGGAACTAGTCTAGCTACAGTGAGACTTAATCCCCTAAAAGGGAAGTTTGATTTTCTGTAGTTTTTATAAGTGTCAGTGGCAAGATTAAAAATGCACTTTGTGTAGTTACTGTACATCTGATGGTGCTTTTTCTGAGGTATTTGGGTTGAGGGAGATGAGTTCAGTTTCCCCAGTTAGCCTTCCCCAAGAAGCTTCTCTTTTGAGGTATTCCTAGTACAGGAGAAGAACTGCCCCGAAGATATTTGTATCCCAAGGGGCTGTGTAAATGCACTAGAGAATGTCTGCACTGAGAGCAAGTTCTCTTCAGgttataaaacattattttaagaagGAAACTGGGTGGTGGTGGTAAACAATTCTAGCAAAAAAAGCGGAGTGTATTAAGCCTTCATGTGAAGTGTGTTAGGGAATAATTTTGGGTGCCAAAGCTGAGGCTAATAAAGATTAAGATGAGACCTAAGGTTAGTAATCTCTTTTGGAAATCTGTTGGAGGAAGCATCTCTGACTCTTTTTAAACAGTCTGGTAAAACCTGCATGCCTTAACTTTAAATGAAATAGCATGTTTGTACATCTGTTATCTAGTCAGTGTATAACCAAGGAGTCTTCAGACAGTGAGCTGTACCTCATTAAAATACATAGCTGGTATTGTTCTGCAGCCAAGCAGGTATTCAGACataaggaaatgtatttttgcacCAGTAAAGCAATTACatgttttgttggttttacaAGGCAGGTGTCTTTGCCAGATGGCCTAAAGTGATTTTTCACAAGTAAAGATAAACACAGGGTTTTATAAAATAGTTACAAACAAACCATTTTCTCTTGAGCTTCAGCCCCCCAAGCAGGGACTGGCAGTGACCTTCTGTCATTTGAAGTGATATTGTAAAGCATACTGTTGTAAAGCACTAGCTCAGCATGACTGCCAGTATTCgcaagaaaatattaaaataattgaacCCTAAAAATCCCTGGAGATAGATGTCTGGTATTATCCAGTCACATGAGAGCAGTTCTGGCAGGCAGGGGAATGACAAGAGCCCATGTGCATTAGCTGATGCTGACTCCTAGCCTCAGCTTTGTGTGATAACAGCCTACCTTCTGAAATTGGTCTCAATTCTGGTTAGAGGTGCCTCAGCCTCTGCTCTTTCTTCAGCTGCGGTAACTTTTGTCCTCTCTGGAGTCTAAGATGTACCTTCAGATGATCTGCCCAGTACCTTGCAATTAGAAAACAGAATAGCATTTGAGGAACCAAATCATTATTAGTAAGCAAGTGACTCTTCCTTTCAAATGGCACTCTGGTGCAGCACATCTGCAGAGTTAAAGTATGATTTTAGCTGGAGGATAGGAGGGAATAATAATCCTGAATTCGGATAAAGAAGTactcttcctcatttctgctTCTCTACATCATGGCTTTTAGAGACTTGTTCTGCAGTTCTGTGTCAACATGCACAAGTGGCTTTTATGTAGAAGGGCAACATTAGGAAATGTTTCTGTGTTACGGGTTGTCTTTCCTGATGTAAGTgtgcttttctctccctcttgtCGTCCCCTCCCCAAGGTGGAAAAGATTCGTCAAGTCAAGGCTAAGTCGCTCTACTTGCAAGTTGAAAAGTTACGTCAGAACCTAAATAAGCTGGACAACACCATTAGTGCTGTTCAGCAGGTCCTGGAGGAGGGTCGTACCATGGATATTCTTCTGGCTCGGGACCGCATGCTGGCTCAGGTGCAGGAGCTGAAGAATGTGAGAGGCCTTCTCCAGCCACAAGAAGATGACAGGATCATGTTCACTCCCCCTGACCAGGCATTGTATATGGCCATTAAATCAATGGGCTTTGTCAGCAGCGGGGCTTTTGCTCCTTTGACTAAAGCCACCGGGGAAGGCCTGAAGCGTGCACTGCAGGGAAAAGTGGCCTCTTTCACAGTGATAGGCTATGACCATGATGGTGAGCCTCGCCTTTCAGGAGGTGACATGATCTCTGCAGTGGTGATGGGCCCGGATGGAAACCTTTTCGGGGCAGACGTCAGTGATCAGCAGAACGGGACCTACCTGGTCAGCTACCGTCCACAGCTAGAGGGAGAGCACCTGGTATCCGTGATGATGTGCAACCAACACATTGAGAATAGCCCCTTCAAAGTTGTGGTGAAATCTGGCCGCAGCTACATAGGCATTGGGCTGCCGGGGCTCTCCTTTGGCAGCGAGGGAGACAGCGACGGCAAACTCTGCCGCCCCTGGGGGGTTAGTGTAGACAAAGAAGGCTATATCATTGTTGCTGACCGCAGTAATAACCGCATCCAGGTGTTCAAACCATGCGGGACTTTCCATCACAAGTTTGGCACACTGGGCTCCCGGCCGGGCCAGTTTGATCGTCCTGCTGGCGTGGCCTGTGACATCTCCCGTAGGATCGTTGTGGCTGACAAGGACAATCATCGCATCCAGATCTTCACATTTGAGGGGCAGTTCATTCTGAAGTTTGGGGAGAAAGGAACAAAGAACGGGCAATTCAATTACCCGTGGGATGTGGCCGTCAACGCAGAGGGCAAGATCCTGGTCTCTGACACAAGGAACCATCGTGTTCAGCTGTTTGGGCCCGACGGTGTGTTTCTGAATAAGTATGGCTTCGAAGGGGCACTCTGGAAGCACTTTGATTCCCCCAGAGGTGTGACTTTCAATCACGAGGGCCACTTGGTAGTGACAGACTTCAACAACCATCGCCTTCTGGTCATCCATCCAGATTGCCAGTCAGCACGCTTTCTGGGCTCGGAGGGCACCGGGAACGGCCAGTTCCTGCGCCCGCAGGGAGTGGCGGTGGATCAGGAGGGGCGCATCATCGTGGCCGATTCCAGGAACCACCGGGTGCAGATATTTGAGTCAAATGGTAGCTTTTTATGCAAGTTCGGCACTCAGGGAAGCGGCTTTGGTCAGATGGACCGTCCTTCAGGTATAGCCGTCACCCCTGATGGCATGATTGTTGTGGTCGACTTTGGAAACAATCGAATTCTCGTCTTCTAATCTGTGTTTGAATTAGGAAGAAACTGTCTCAGGGAAATTCTtctaagagaaaatgaaaaaatacaacGTTAATTCAAACCTAcctcatctttaatttttttacagatgAATGTACTTATCTTTTCTGCAGGGAGTGAGCCTGTAAAGTTAAATTCTATCTACCTCAttgtcctcccttccctccccggtTTCTcgccccctccccatccccacacaCTCACAGTTCAGAACGTTTTACCTCTCCCCCTGACGGGGTTTCATGCACAAACAAGTGTTGCTGTGCACATTAGGTGGTTTGTGTGGCGAGTTCTGTAGACTAAGCCAAAAAAGGCTCTGTAacttttttaatggagaaaatgcTAGTAGGTGTTCGTAGAGAATTTGTGTTCTTGACCATACTGCAGTTCTGTGGGTGGGGACATGGGAGGGGGGACTTTTGTTTTTTGaattgctgctgcagcagagaactttttcctgttctcctttTTATACCTCAGTGTGTTTGATTTACTGGTGAGCACAGTGTCTTGTTCCCAGATGACTTTTTGTGAAAGTGAGTGGAATTCACTCGCCGGGAAGAGCAAGTTTGCATCTTTTTggcatttctgtgtattttttttttctgaaacacagtaATCCAACAGCACAAAGTGAAGCTGATGAAAATGCACAAAAATTCTTTAAGTTTAAACCAAATTGTTCATTTTAGTGACTTAGTGCGGTTGTTGTAAAGATTAGGTAAAAAGCAAGGCTTCCTTTAATGTATCCTGTCATTGAGTATTTCTTTTTACCCTTTTCACCTGAAAGCTAAATTAGTTTTAAGAAAGTTACTGTTTCTTTTATCAGTGCGCCTAATCTGGATAACAGAAGAGGTTACAAGGAGCATTGAAACAGGGGAAATCAAACACTTTTGATTTACTTTCTTGTGAATGACTAGCTTCTTTTTGCCCCTCCCCATAGAGACTTTAAGGGAATAACGTTTGATGGATTTATTAGAATGGAAGTGGTACCTTTTTTCCAAAAGTAAGAAATAAGCACAGCTTTGGAGATTCAGGGTGCATTTTGGAGAAGTCAacagttttttctgtttaaagaggATTGCAATAACTATCAGTaacaaaaaaatacctttttttttaaaaaaaaaaaatcttctggctTCCCCAGAGAGTTGGACTGAAAAATTCAGGAAGGTCTACTGTAGTTTTTAGGGTGGGGTGGGCCTGTAGTTCCATGTATCTGTTACTACAGATCCAAGTGAAAAGTTACCAGTACCAGCATAAGGCAAACTGCATCAAGATgaagctttgctgcttttttccaggtCAGTACCAAAGAATTCtgtgtaaaataaatgtatatgatCCTTAAAAGCTTGGAGGCAGGGGGAAGTTAACCCTTTTGGGGAtataaaaacagcttttctgagagaaaaaaaaattgggggGAGAGTAGAGAACTCTAGCAAAAGGTGACTTTGAGTCCCTGGAAGTATTTGGTTTAATTCTTCAATTTCTTGCGTTCCAGTTTAGCTGTTAATGCAGATTCGGTCTGTACAGAGCTGTTGCTTCACCCTCTGGCTAAGGGTGGCAAACAAGAATGGTTAAAGTAGGGAATGGaaggcttttttctctctctgcaattGGAAAAATTCATGTGTCAGTACTCACAGGCTTGGAAATGCCATGGGATTTACCTTACTGTTTGCAAGAGAAGATCTCTGAAATGTAAATATGGTTGTTATCAAAAAGTCTGAAGAGCCTTAACCATCCTCCAAAGAAAGAGTTCATCTCTCTGCTAACCTTCATGCACAAAAACGACCTGAGATTGAAAGGCTCTTTACAAGTTTGTGAGAAATCACAAGGTGCACTTtccttcttgctgcttttccccTCCAAGGAGTGTTAACTTTCTGGGTTTTGTAGAAATCCTGATAATGTGTGCAGACAGATAGCTGCCACTTTAGGAGGCTTAAACTATAGGACCAGAAAGAGACAGACAGATTTGAGATGACAAAACCTCTTTTGAAAGAAGGGTGAGGAAAAACACCTAAATTAAATAAGACAAAATAACTGTGCTGCCTTTCAGCCAAAGCCTCAAGGAAGCAAACTCTTCAAAGCAGTGTGTTTCAGTTAGGCTTAATCTTAGGATAGCATGGTTTAAAAATAGCCTTTAAAGGATAATCTTTTATACAGATGTCTGTCATTAAATTTCTGTGGCCACTCAAAAAATGGGTATGAGAGAAAGCTAGTTTACCTTCAACTTTTTCAAGTTCTGCTTGCCTCTTCTTCATGCCTCCCTTCCTGGGGGTGGCTGACAGTTGTGACAGATGTCCATGTTTGTCTTGTATTATTCAGTCTAAAAATGATTTGCAGCTTGGGCTGTGAAAACTAATAGCCTGCAAGATCTAGATACCaaagaaaactggtttaaaaagctttaattttagTTTGCGGTGTCCTTGCATTTATCCTATCATGTCTTAATAAAAATGCCAGGTCTCTTTAATACCTTGACCAGAGTGGCTGACAGTGTTGGAGTATGCTAGAAATGCTCTTGTGCTTTAATGCTTGTTGGGTTCCCCCTTCTCTGGGACTAGAAGGGAGTTTTTTCAGGCATTCAAAAGTTAGGTGTGCTTTCAGGATTGTGTTGAACTGCAGAAACCTCTttggccctctccagcctgcacCATGTAGGTGACAGACACTGAAGTTGCCCGTTGCTTGTACGGAGCCATTGCACAAACCCTGAGTCCAGCTCTGTCAGGAAGAGGAATGACTTCAACTCTTTCTAAGTTGCTGTCATTTTAATTCAGTGGGATTTGCTTACAAACCAAACCTCAAGTGTTTGACCTCATGTGTTGGGGAGCTTTTTCGTTTTAAAAACACTACTATCTAGCTACCCAAAATAATACCTTACCTTTGTATTAGATAGTGCTAAGCACACTTGGTCTTATTGAAGAGTGGTAATGTAGCTTATAAAAGGGGAGTGGTTTATATGCAATGAAAATACATAGTGATAACATACAATGCCAACATCAGATGCCCCATAGGggcttttaaaaagtaataaatgagATTCAAACCTTGCTCTGTTTTTTCCGTGCTTGTTCTCAGGCTATGCATGTTCTCAGGTTAATGCCCCAGTATCATAACATACACGtgtgcagagagaaaaaataaggCTTTGAAGCCAGATTGCAAACCGAACAAGCATTCAGAGTAATCTTCTTAGCTAGTGGAAATGGCCTGGAGAAAGGTGAGGTGAGCGTGTGCCTCTTTCTCTTAGCTCTGGCTGGGGAACAGCAGATGTGGGGGACAGACCTGTCTACTAGAACTCCCAAAGGAATTTCACTATGCCGGGTTAAACCAGTGGCTCTCTGAACTTTTTGCTTGACAAAATGTTAATTGGCAGTCAGTATGGCTGTTTTGGGTTCAGCCTATGAAGCAATCTTGTTTCTTTCTCAGAACTACTTAAGCAGGAACTTCAGTAGCAAACTGAAGCAGACTCAGTACTTGATAATGCAGGTCCTTCAGATAATTCACTCCTTTTTATTTAGTACCTTTTAAATACAACTTATTCCAGGAAGCCCATAAACCTTAAACTTGTAAAGAAAGCAAGGGAAGGATGACAACACCTGGAAACTAATGCGTATTGGGGCCAGACATAACCAAGttgggagaaaaaagaacagcagGGCACTTGGATGTGGCATTCCCTTGGAATTGCAGGAAAATGGGCCCAGTCTGTTACATTGCAGttaaaccaaaattaatttctgaagagaGCAGGTTTTTAGGCTTATGCCATAACTTTGATCATAAGATTTCTTTGTTCagttctggtttaaaaaaaaaaatattgtgccaaagtgttttgtttttttttttttaaaaaaaggagtgTAAGCCAAATGGTGCCAAAAGGTAATAGGGTATTTAAAGATAGAGATATTTAGACAAACAGTTTGGAGCTGTATAAAAAATGAACACTGGTACTTGCGTTAGACAAATATTGTACCTTTGGTCTTTGAGTCCTTGGGAGTTTGAAACCCAGTTTGCTGTGGTACAAAATGCACAACTAGAGATGCCACTATCTTTTTCTTGAAGTTCTACCTCACTTTGCAGAAGTAAATCGTCTACCTCAATTTAGCATCAGACAGGTTTGAGAAATAATTGAGAATCTGCCTGGGGGAAGGATTCATGCTGCCTGTTGGACAAGCATTTTAATTGAAACAGAGATACTGAGTGTGTACTATGTGGTGActtcttgcttttgtttgcttttgtttttgctgcCTGCCCATGGAAATATTAAGCTGCCCTTGCTGGAGAATctgtaaataaaaccaaatgtttgTATGTTCAGGCAAACTGGACGGAGATACCTGAAATACTTTTGAGATTGTTCTGTTTTCACTACGAAGTATGGAAATGTAAACTTCTTTCAGTATTATGACACTACTAGCTGACATGACATACTTCATGTTCATTTGCAGTGTTCTTATGTCCGTAAGACCTTTAGGTCTTCTCTCTACAAGAGAAAAACTTTCACGCATGCCTACAAATCTGTGCTGTTTGGAAAGACTAATGTTATGGTTGCTGtaaacacaacactataccaaATGCTTGAAGGGAATAAGGTCCTGATTTTTTCTGACTTGGTGATTGTATTCGTAACTTTCTTGACTCAATGGGATTTTTCCACCATGACAAAGCAACCAAGTTCCTATTCCTGGAGGGCAGTTTAGGTTCAGACATTCTCAGGAGAGGCAGTTTAAAACCAGTATGTTGGGGTTTTATGCAGCTTTAGTAGTGACATGCAACATGCCCCTTGTTTTACCTGTGGAGTAAAGTTGCAGAAGCACATTCTCAGATTACTATATTGAAAAAACCTTTTTTGCTCCCCTGTTTACATTAGGGGATGACAGAAGTGGGTACAGGAGACCCCTAATAACAATAGGCTGTGTTGGGTTTGGTAAATGTTATGGTGGAAAATGTACATTGATGTCTCTAAGTGATCTTACGGGTTAACGAGCCAGACTGGCATCTTTTTCCATCATTGTTTAACCAATAATGGTTCTAAAATGCTTTGTGTACCTGCATGGTCTTAGACCTTCTATTAATGATTGTATCAACTTACAAACTCAGGTAGATAATTTTTTAAGCTCTTTTCGTAGAGCCTTACTGACTGAATGTTAAGTGTCTGTGTAGTGATGTAGTTAAGTAACTTCCTTTTGAACTACCagactagtttaaaaaaaaaaagtacttttataGGTTTGTAGAGTACTTTCCAGACAATGTAGTAGTTTTTCCTTCAGAGGGAGAGATGTCTGTTTCTGggtttttagtttcttttctaaaatgacTAAAAAGTTTTTAACTAGTTTGTAAGGTGTGCTTAGTCACCTGAGTTGGTGGGGGTTTCTTACTGTATGTGACTCTTGTTTGTACTGTGCATTAACCTGTCATGCGCTGCTTGGTTCATGCACAATTTGTTGGAGTAGTGAGGGTGTTGGAACACACACCTGCAATTTAAGCCAAATAGAAATTG
This genomic interval carries:
- the TRIM71 gene encoding E3 ubiquitin-protein ligase TRIM71 isoform X2 gives rise to the protein MASFPESDFQICPLCKEMCGSPAPLSSNSSTSSSSSQTSSSSGGGGGGSSCGGPPRRLHVLPCLHAFCRQCLEAQRHPGAGDALKLRCPICDQKVVISEPSGMDALPSSNFLLSNLLDVVVVAAAADEQKNGRAAGAGGGGGGGNNRHHGRPPPPPHRAAGSSPAAAAAASAAPSSTSSSSSSSGGGGSAALLLRRPHSRQGEPRCSSCDEGNAASSRCLDCQEHLCDNCVRAHQRVRLTKDHFIERFAAGPAAAGPAAPLALSPPYPASPYNILSVFPDRASYCQHHDDEVLHFYCDTCSVPICRECTMGRHVGHSFIYLQDALQDSRTLTIQLLADAQQGRQAIQLSIEQAQAVAEQVEMKAKVVQSEVKAVTTRHKKALEERECELLWKVEKIRQVKAKSLYLQVEKLRQNLNKLDNTISAVQQVLEEGRTMDILLARDRMLAQVQELKNVRGLLQPQEDDRIMFTPPDQALYMAIKSMGFVSSGAFAPLTKATGEGLKRALQGKVASFTVIGYDHDGEPRLSGGDMISAVVMGPDGNLFGADVSDQQNGTYLVSYRPQLEGEHLVSVMMCNQHIENSPFKVVVKSGRSYIGIGLPGLSFGSEGDSDGKLCRPWGVSVDKEGYIIVADRSNNRIQVFKPCGTFHHKFGTLGSRPGQFDRPAGVACDISRRIVVADKDNHRIQIFTFEGQFILKFGEKGTKNGQFNYPWDVAVNAEGKILVSDTRNHRVQLFGPDGVFLNKYGFEGALWKHFDSPRGVTFNHEGHLVVTDFNNHRLLVIHPDCQSARFLGSEGTGNGQFLRPQGVAVDQEGRIIVADSRNHRVQIFESNGSFLCKFGTQGSGFGQMDRPSGIAVTPDGMIVVVDFGNNRILVF
- the TRIM71 gene encoding E3 ubiquitin-protein ligase TRIM71 isoform X1, encoding MASFPESDFQICPLCKEMCGSPAPLSSNSSTSSSSSQTSSSSGGGGGGSSCGGPPRRLHVLPCLHAFCRQCLEAQRHPGAGDALKLRCPICDQKVVISEPSGMDALPSSNFLLSNLLDVVVVAAAADEQKNGRAAGAGPAAGSGAGGGGGGGGGGGGGNNRHHGRPPPPPHRAAGSSPAAAAAASAAPSSTSSSSSSSGGGGSAALLLRRPHSRQGEPRCSSCDEGNAASSRCLDCQEHLCDNCVRAHQRVRLTKDHFIERFAAGPAAAGPAAPLALSPPYPASPYNILSVFPDRASYCQHHDDEVLHFYCDTCSVPICRECTMGRHVGHSFIYLQDALQDSRTLTIQLLADAQQGRQAIQLSIEQAQAVAEQVEMKAKVVQSEVKAVTTRHKKALEERECELLWKVEKIRQVKAKSLYLQVEKLRQNLNKLDNTISAVQQVLEEGRTMDILLARDRMLAQVQELKNVRGLLQPQEDDRIMFTPPDQALYMAIKSMGFVSSGAFAPLTKATGEGLKRALQGKVASFTVIGYDHDGEPRLSGGDMISAVVMGPDGNLFGADVSDQQNGTYLVSYRPQLEGEHLVSVMMCNQHIENSPFKVVVKSGRSYIGIGLPGLSFGSEGDSDGKLCRPWGVSVDKEGYIIVADRSNNRIQVFKPCGTFHHKFGTLGSRPGQFDRPAGVACDISRRIVVADKDNHRIQIFTFEGQFILKFGEKGTKNGQFNYPWDVAVNAEGKILVSDTRNHRVQLFGPDGVFLNKYGFEGALWKHFDSPRGVTFNHEGHLVVTDFNNHRLLVIHPDCQSARFLGSEGTGNGQFLRPQGVAVDQEGRIIVADSRNHRVQIFESNGSFLCKFGTQGSGFGQMDRPSGIAVTPDGMIVVVDFGNNRILVF